A window of Microbacterium hominis genomic DNA:
TCGACCATCCCTTCGAAGCCCTCGAACGTGTCGATCTCGAGGTCGCCGCCGAAAACGCTCTGGTAGAAGGTCATCGCGTCGCGGGCCTCCGTGCGGAAGGAGAGGTAGGGGTTGAGGCTGGGCATGTCGCCCTCCTTGGAGTGGTGGGGAACGGGGTGGATGCCGCGCCCGGCCGCGTGGCGCATCCCAGTGTTCCCCCACCCTCCGACATCCACAACGGGTTCTCCGGTGGCCGATCGACGACGAGACGATTGACCCGGCATCCACCCCTCCGCTACCGTGACGAGTCCGTGCCGCCGGCACGGATCATGATGAGCCGAGAGGACGTGGAATGAGCGCGCAGCGCGAACTCCGCTTCGCCGCGGTCCTGGGTCAGCAGCCCAATGACCGCTACGAGTCGTCCCCTCCGGCGCAGGCCGTGTAGCAGCATCCCGCTGAATCCACGCCCCGCACCGCACAGGTCCGGGGCTTTTCCTTTGTTGGAGACCCTCGGGCCGCAGGCCCATCGCTCTCCGCGTGCTCCGTCCGGGGCACCGCACGCAAGGAAAGGAATCATGGAGAGGCTCTCCGCACGGCTGCTCTCGTGGGCGAGCCTGATCGACGAGAAGACCGTCGAGCAGGCGCGCACCTCGAGCCGCATGCCGTTCATCCACCCGCACCTGGCGCTCATGCCCGATGCGCACCTCGGCAAGGGCGCCACCGTGGGGTCGGTCATCCCGACCCTCGGCGCGATCATGCCCGCCGCCGTCGGCGTCGACATCGGGTGCGGCATGATCGCCGTGCGCACCCGGTTCACCCGGGCGCAGCTCGTCGAGCGCGACCTCACGCAGCTGCGCGAGCAGATCGAGCGCGCCGTGCCGCTGTCGGCCGGCCGCGACAACCGCAAGGTCGTCGCGACCGCCGAGCCGCGCGTCGCCGAGCTCGAGGAGCTCGCCGAGAAGGCGGAGTTCGACCCCGGCCGCTACGCGGGGCACTGGCGGCACCAGCTGGGGTCGCTCGGCTCGGGCAACCACTTCATCGAGGTGTCGGTCGACGAGCTCGACCGGGTGTGGATGTTCCTGCACTCGGGCTCGCGGGGCGTGGGCAACAAGATTGCCACGCACCACATCGGGGTCGCGCAGCGGCTCGCGAAGAAGTGGGCGATCGAGCTTCCCGATCCCGACCTCGCGTACCTCGTGGAGGGCACCGATGAGTTCCGCCGGTACATCCGGGAGCTGCGCTGGGCGCAGCACTTCGCGCTGCTGAACCGCGAGGAGATGATGGACCGCGTCGCCCGCCAGCTCGGCGAGCTGATGGGGGAGGCGGTGATCGAGGAGGAGCGGATCAACTGCCACCACAACTTCACCGAGTCCGAGAGGCACTTCGGAAAGCAGGTGTGGGTGTCGCGCAAGGGCGCGATCCAGGCCGATGCCGGCCGGCCCGGGCTCATCCCCGGCTCCATGGGCACGGCCTCCTACGTGGTCGAGGGGCTCGGCAACCCGCTGTCGCTCAACTCGTCGCCGCACGGCGCCGGGCGCGAGTACTCACGGTCGGCGGCCCGGCGCGCGTTCACCCACGCGCAGCTGCGGGAGGCGATGACGGGCATCGAGTTCCGAGACACGGATGCCTTCATCGATGAGATCCCCCAGGCGTACAAGCCGATCGACCGGGTGATGGCCGACGCGGCCGACCTCGTGTCGGTGCGCCACACCCTGCGGCAGCTCGTCAACGTGAAGGGCGATTGAGGTGGATGCCGCGGCCGGCCGCAGCGGCCGGGTGCGGCATCCACTCTCGCGGTTCAGCGGTCGCGGTGGTCTTCGGGATGCAGGCGGGGTGCGCGGCGCGGCTCGTGCGCCCCGCTCGCGCCGATCAGGCGGATGACCCGCTGACGCTGCCCCGCCCACGGGGCCAGCAGGCGCAGCATCCCGTCGTCGTCGGTGCGTTCGCCGGTGAGGGCGTAGCCGACCTCGTGCGCGAGGTGGAAATCCCCGACGCTCACCGCATCCGGGTCGCCGAGTGCGCGGATGCGGGTCTCGGCCGAGGTCCACGGCCCGATGCCCGGCTGGCTGATGAGCACGCGGTCGACCGCCTCGCCGTCGGGGGCGGTCTCGACGGCGCGCACGATCGACTCGCCGCGCGCGGCGGCCCTCGTGACCGTCTTGGCCTGGGGCGGTTCGAGTCCGGCGCGGTGCCAGTCCCACGACGGGATGCGCCGCCACCCGTCGATCGTCGGCGGCGCGAACATCGGATGCGGCGTCGGGCCGGGCGCGCGCTCGCCGTGCCGCGTGACGATGCGCCGCCAGGCGGCGAAGGCCTGCAGGCCGGTGATCTTCTGCTCGAAAATCGCACAGGCGAGCGCGTCGAACACGCGCTCGCTGCGGCCGAGGCGCAAGCCGGGGTTGCGTCGGTGCGCGTCGGCGACGAGGGGATGGATGCCGGCCTCGAAGCCGGACGCGTCATCGAACGCGCCGCACAGCGCGGGAACCTGGCCGAGGGCGTGAACGGCACCAGGACCCCACGCGGCGGCCCTGATGACACCGGGGGCCGTCTCGCGCAGCGCGAGCGTGGCGATGCCTTCCGGCGTGCGGCTCGCGCGCCAGATCACGCGGCCGGAGACCGTCATCGTCGGGTCGCTGCGCCCCCGGCGCTGGAACAGCACCGCGCGCGCGAGGTCCAGCGCGTGGCGCGGGCGGTACTCGGTCTCGAGAGGCCGCTCGTCGGCGCGGCCCGCATCGCGCTCCACCGCGGCGGGCGGGGGCGCGATCGACGTCATGCTCCGACCCTACGCCCCGCCCTCCGACATCGCCCGAAGTACTCGGGTTCGTGGGGCGGTTGCGGTGGGTTCCCGGGGCTGGATGCCGCGCGAAGCGCCCCATGAACGTGTGCGGTCGAGAGTGCGAGGCGTTCGTGGGCGGTTGCGGTGGGTTCCCGGGGTGGATGCCGCGCGAAGCGCCCCATGAACGTGTGCGGTCGAGAGGGCGAGGCGTTCGTGGGGCGGTTCTGGTGGGTTCCCGGGGTGGATGCCGCGCGAAGCGCCCCATGAACGTGTGCGGTCGGGAAGGCGAGGCGTTCGTGGGGCGGTTGCGGTGGGTTCCCGGGGCTGGATGCCGCGCGAAGCGCCCCATGGATGCCGCCCCATGCGGCGCAGAACGGGCCTCAGAAGCGGTCGGGCGAGGGCGTGCCGTGGCCGTAGCGGATGACGACGTCGGCGTGGCGGTCGAAGCGGTAGCCGACGCCGCGCACGGTGCGCACG
This region includes:
- a CDS encoding RtcB family protein, with amino-acid sequence MERLSARLLSWASLIDEKTVEQARTSSRMPFIHPHLALMPDAHLGKGATVGSVIPTLGAIMPAAVGVDIGCGMIAVRTRFTRAQLVERDLTQLREQIERAVPLSAGRDNRKVVATAEPRVAELEELAEKAEFDPGRYAGHWRHQLGSLGSGNHFIEVSVDELDRVWMFLHSGSRGVGNKIATHHIGVAQRLAKKWAIELPDPDLAYLVEGTDEFRRYIRELRWAQHFALLNREEMMDRVARQLGELMGEAVIEEERINCHHNFTESERHFGKQVWVSRKGAIQADAGRPGLIPGSMGTASYVVEGLGNPLSLNSSPHGAGREYSRSAARRAFTHAQLREAMTGIEFRDTDAFIDEIPQAYKPIDRVMADAADLVSVRHTLRQLVNVKGD
- a CDS encoding DNA-3-methyladenine glycosylase family protein; the encoded protein is MTSIAPPPAAVERDAGRADERPLETEYRPRHALDLARAVLFQRRGRSDPTMTVSGRVIWRASRTPEGIATLALRETAPGVIRAAAWGPGAVHALGQVPALCGAFDDASGFEAGIHPLVADAHRRNPGLRLGRSERVFDALACAIFEQKITGLQAFAAWRRIVTRHGERAPGPTPHPMFAPPTIDGWRRIPSWDWHRAGLEPPQAKTVTRAAARGESIVRAVETAPDGEAVDRVLISQPGIGPWTSAETRIRALGDPDAVSVGDFHLAHEVGYALTGERTDDDGMLRLLAPWAGQRQRVIRLIGASGAHEPRRAPRLHPEDHRDR